One segment of Acidimicrobiales bacterium DNA contains the following:
- the ada gene encoding bifunctional DNA-binding transcriptional regulator/O6-methylguanine-DNA methyltransferase Ada, translated as MVDDPRWAAVVARDAGWDGRFVYAVRSTGVYCRPGCPARRPLRRNVELFEVPEAAEAAGYRACLRCGPSAGGRRPSTRAAEAVAQACRVLDGADEAPLLAELASKVGLSPYYLQRSFKRLVGCTPRQYAAAMRLDRAKAAMRNGAGVTASLFEAGYGSSRAFYEEAAGALGMQPSAYRRGGSCQTISYTTVDSPLGTLLVAATGRGVCAVRFVDGDDDGDQAGVRGVLRREFPAADLRRDDDGLRATAVRVVAAVAGGADDLELPLDLRATAFQLRVWRALRAIPRGETRSYTEVAASIGQPAAVRAVARACATNPVAVVVPCHRVVAADGTLAGYRWGTDRKQALLAIEGTDAGADLRR; from the coding sequence ATGGTGGATGACCCGAGATGGGCGGCCGTGGTGGCACGCGACGCCGGGTGGGACGGTCGATTCGTCTACGCCGTGCGTTCGACGGGCGTCTATTGCCGGCCGGGGTGCCCGGCTCGTCGCCCGCTCCGGCGGAACGTCGAGCTCTTCGAGGTTCCCGAGGCGGCCGAGGCGGCCGGGTACCGGGCCTGCCTGCGATGCGGCCCGTCGGCGGGAGGGCGACGGCCCTCCACCCGGGCTGCCGAGGCCGTCGCCCAGGCCTGCCGGGTGCTGGACGGAGCCGACGAGGCTCCCCTCCTCGCCGAGCTGGCCAGCAAGGTCGGTCTCAGTCCGTACTACCTGCAGCGGTCCTTCAAGCGGCTGGTGGGCTGCACCCCGCGGCAGTACGCGGCCGCGATGCGTCTCGATCGGGCCAAGGCGGCCATGCGGAACGGGGCAGGCGTGACGGCGTCGCTGTTCGAGGCCGGCTACGGCTCCAGTCGTGCGTTCTACGAGGAGGCCGCCGGCGCCTTGGGAATGCAGCCTTCCGCCTACCGGCGAGGCGGAAGCTGCCAGACGATCTCCTACACGACCGTGGACAGCCCGCTGGGGACGTTGCTGGTGGCCGCCACCGGGCGGGGCGTCTGCGCCGTCCGCTTCGTCGACGGAGACGATGACGGCGACCAGGCCGGGGTCAGGGGCGTCCTCCGCCGGGAGTTCCCGGCCGCCGACCTCCGGCGGGACGACGACGGGTTGCGAGCCACGGCCGTGCGCGTGGTGGCGGCCGTGGCCGGAGGGGCCGACGACCTCGAGCTCCCTCTCGACCTGCGCGCCACCGCGTTCCAGCTGCGGGTCTGGCGGGCCCTTCGGGCCATTCCCCGCGGGGAGACCCGCTCGTACACCGAGGTCGCGGCGTCGATCGGGCAGCCTGCCGCCGTCCGGGCCGTGGCCCGAGCGTGCGCCACCAATCCCGTGGCGGTCGTCGTGCCCTGCCATCGCGTGGTCGCGGCCGACGGCACGCTGGCCGGCTATCGCTGGGGAACCGACCGGAAGCAGGCCCTGCTGGCGATCGAAGGAACGGACGCGGGAGCGGATCTCCGGAGGTGA
- a CDS encoding MFS transporter produces the protein MRRRARPRRRLVDGTLPPGSGDAPGKRPRRSRSRRARAGRAALEADYTRLWLASAVSNAGDGVFVVALPLVAATLTRSPGRVAAVLFAGRLPWLLLALVSGALVDRWDRRRVMCVVDALRCAGVGTVAAAVATGVATIPLLMASAFLLGVGETLFDNAAQSLVAVVVGRDPERLQRANGRLQGSEIVANQFAGPPAGGFLFTVGHAVPFLADAASFAVSSALIARVRTAPRTPVATEATRRLRTEIGDGLRWLWRHRLLRTLGLMVGAMNLVFTAGESVLVLFAQDVLGVGPVGFGMLSLGGAAGGVLASLLGGRVVRRLGAGPTLLGAATAIALAQIAVGLVSEAWAVGILFGVVGFTTVTWNVLTVSLRQSIVPEHLLGRVNSVYRLLAWGTMPVGAGVGGLLATWFGLRGPFLVGGACLLLLPLAAAGVVSSDAVAAAGAVSDPHA, from the coding sequence ATGCGCCGGCGAGCGCGTCCCAGGCGCCGCCTGGTCGACGGGACGCTGCCGCCGGGTTCCGGCGACGCGCCGGGGAAGCGGCCACGACGATCCCGCTCCCGCCGGGCCAGGGCCGGCCGGGCGGCCCTGGAGGCCGACTACACCAGGCTGTGGCTGGCGTCGGCAGTGAGCAACGCCGGGGACGGCGTGTTCGTGGTGGCCCTGCCGCTGGTTGCGGCCACGCTCACCCGCAGCCCTGGGCGCGTGGCTGCGGTGCTGTTCGCCGGACGGCTCCCCTGGTTGCTGTTGGCGCTGGTGAGCGGGGCACTGGTCGATCGCTGGGACCGCCGCCGGGTCATGTGCGTCGTCGACGCACTGCGGTGCGCGGGCGTCGGCACCGTGGCGGCAGCCGTCGCCACCGGCGTGGCCACGATCCCTTTGCTGATGGCGAGCGCGTTCCTGCTCGGGGTGGGGGAGACCTTGTTCGACAACGCCGCCCAGTCCCTCGTGGCGGTCGTGGTCGGGCGCGACCCCGAGCGCCTGCAGCGCGCCAACGGCCGGCTCCAGGGATCCGAGATCGTGGCGAACCAGTTCGCCGGCCCTCCGGCCGGCGGTTTCCTGTTCACCGTCGGCCACGCCGTGCCCTTCCTGGCCGATGCCGCCTCCTTCGCGGTGAGCTCGGCCCTGATTGCCCGCGTGCGTACGGCCCCTCGGACGCCCGTCGCGACGGAGGCGACCCGACGGCTGCGGACCGAGATCGGGGACGGGCTTCGCTGGTTGTGGCGCCACCGCCTGCTGCGGACCCTGGGACTGATGGTGGGTGCCATGAACCTCGTGTTCACCGCCGGCGAGTCGGTGCTCGTGCTGTTCGCACAGGACGTGCTCGGTGTGGGCCCGGTCGGGTTCGGCATGCTCTCGCTCGGCGGTGCCGCGGGCGGGGTGCTCGCCAGCCTGCTCGGAGGGCGGGTCGTGCGGCGGCTCGGCGCCGGTCCGACGCTCCTCGGCGCGGCGACCGCGATCGCCCTTGCACAGATCGCCGTCGGCCTGGTGTCCGAGGCCTGGGCCGTGGGGATCCTGTTCGGGGTGGTCGGTTTCACGACGGTCACCTGGAACGTCCTCACCGTGTCGCTGCGCCAGTCCATCGTGCCCGAGCACCTGCTCGGGCGGGTCAACAGCGTGTACCGCCTGCTGGCGTGGGGAACGATGCCTGTTGGCGCCGGCGTCGGAGGCCTGCTCGCCACCTGGTTCGGGCTGCGCGGCCCGTTCCTCGTCGGCGGCGCGTGCCTCCTGCTGCTGCCTCTGGCCGCGGCCGGGGTGGTCAGCAGCGACGCGGTGGCCGCCGCTGGCGCTGTTTCGGACCCACATGCGTGA
- a CDS encoding ATP-binding protein, whose product MEIRIGLSLPREARTISVARHICRETLRELGVEGEGVSDIEVALTEACTNVLDHSGPGDEYDVELSLTDRLCVIRVVDTGHGFDPMATPAPTDERAESGRGIHLMKALVDCVRFESRPEDGTIVHLEKELAFVEGAPGPMLSLGRSSRDGS is encoded by the coding sequence GTGGAGATCAGGATCGGATTGTCACTTCCTCGGGAGGCCCGCACCATCTCCGTCGCCCGCCACATCTGCCGTGAGACGCTCCGCGAGCTCGGCGTGGAAGGTGAGGGTGTGAGCGACATCGAGGTGGCGCTCACCGAAGCGTGCACGAACGTCCTCGACCACTCCGGCCCGGGCGACGAGTACGACGTCGAGCTGTCTCTCACCGACCGACTCTGCGTGATCCGCGTCGTCGACACCGGGCATGGCTTCGACCCGATGGCGACGCCGGCGCCGACGGACGAGCGGGCCGAGAGCGGTCGGGGGATCCACCTGATGAAGGCCCTGGTGGACTGCGTGCGCTTCGAGTCGCGTCCGGAGGACGGCACCATCGTGCACCTGGAGAAGGAGCTCGCCTTTGTCGAGGGAGCGCCCGGCCCCATGCTCTCGCTGGGGCGTTCGTCCCGCGACGGGAGCTGA
- a CDS encoding ParA family protein produces MRVLATYSIKGGVGKTTSAVNLANEASRAGARVLLWDLDPQGAASYFFRIKPKVKGGTSRLVGARGELAAHVRATDLPGLHIVPADFSLRHLDLHLDATKRPTERLAALLAPLDESYDVAFLDCPPGISLASESVFGATAALLVPVIPTTLSARTLSQLAAFLEGLSGAPVLLPHFTMVDRRKKLHREQLSALAAAWPAFLKSVVPNASAVERMGVERAPVAAFAPSSAPARAFRDLWSEIALRLWP; encoded by the coding sequence ATGAGGGTCCTCGCCACGTACAGCATCAAGGGCGGGGTCGGGAAGACCACCTCGGCGGTGAACCTGGCCAACGAGGCGTCGCGTGCCGGCGCCCGCGTCCTGCTCTGGGACCTCGACCCGCAGGGAGCGGCCAGCTACTTCTTCCGGATCAAGCCCAAGGTCAAGGGCGGGACGAGCCGGCTGGTCGGGGCCCGCGGCGAGCTCGCCGCCCACGTGCGGGCCACCGACCTCCCGGGCCTCCATATAGTGCCGGCCGACTTCTCCCTGCGTCACCTCGACCTTCACCTCGACGCCACCAAGAGACCGACCGAGCGGCTCGCCGCCCTGCTGGCGCCGCTCGACGAGAGCTACGACGTCGCCTTCCTCGACTGCCCTCCGGGAATCTCCCTGGCCAGCGAGAGCGTGTTCGGCGCCACGGCCGCGCTGCTCGTCCCCGTGATCCCCACCACGCTCTCCGCCCGCACGCTGAGCCAGCTGGCTGCCTTCTTGGAAGGTCTGTCCGGCGCACCGGTCCTGCTCCCCCACTTCACCATGGTCGACCGCCGGAAGAAGCTGCATCGTGAGCAGCTCTCCGCCCTCGCCGCCGCCTGGCCCGCCTTCCTGAAGTCGGTCGTGCCGAACGCCAGCGCGGTGGAGCGCATGGGCGTCGAGCGGGCCCCGGTGGCTGCCTTCGCGCCGTCGTCGGCCCCGGCCCGGGCGTTTCGCGACCTGTGGTCCGAGATCGCCCTGCGGCTCTGGCCCTGA
- a CDS encoding CHAD domain-containing protein: MDATSFTSTDLGAAAVVDALVAAGFSVGSSSTVARTMLDTFDGRLHAAGLRLELHRSAGQELVLRGGGPTEARVAVAERPRLAADVPAGPLRRRLAAVLDVRALLPVLTVTARMRTAVRRDPAGKVRAGISVAERLTVESFASPPFAWVATVEPLAGYAKDAESADRLLSSMGLRRTAGGLLDAVAGALVVDVAGFRGSPTVPLDPGEPALDAFRKVLSNLAAAIDANRPGTIDHIDPEFLHDLRVAVRRTRSVLSEARGVLPPEVRRRFREGFGWLGQATGPARDLDVYVIEWADYVAPLGADAAALGPVLDDIVSRRAAAHATLAKVLQSSRYRQLLTGWHRWVDRPAVDRSAKDACRDIAKVAGARIQRAQAQVLDRGRGIDAGTPAEELHELRKDAKKLRYLLECLGGLYAPPARKAFVQRLKALQDNLGEHQDAEVHVTQLREMSRSLQSCGPDTLVAVGRLTESLEGRRRAARDEFAQRFAAYDTKRTAETLAALLRSTGGG; encoded by the coding sequence ATGGACGCCACGTCATTCACCTCGACCGACCTGGGAGCCGCAGCCGTCGTCGACGCGCTTGTCGCCGCCGGCTTCTCGGTCGGGTCCTCGTCGACCGTGGCCCGCACGATGCTCGACACGTTCGACGGGCGGCTGCATGCAGCCGGCCTGCGCCTCGAGTTGCACCGGTCCGCCGGCCAGGAGCTGGTGCTGCGGGGCGGAGGGCCGACCGAGGCGCGCGTCGCCGTGGCCGAGCGACCGCGCCTTGCAGCCGACGTCCCCGCCGGCCCTCTGCGCCGGCGCCTGGCGGCAGTCCTCGACGTCCGGGCGCTGCTGCCCGTCCTCACCGTGACGGCCCGGATGCGCACGGCCGTACGCCGCGACCCGGCGGGCAAGGTCCGCGCCGGCATCTCGGTGGCCGAGCGGCTGACGGTCGAGAGCTTCGCGTCTCCGCCATTCGCGTGGGTGGCCACCGTGGAACCGCTGGCCGGCTATGCCAAGGACGCGGAATCAGCGGATCGGCTCCTGTCGTCCATGGGGCTGCGAAGGACCGCCGGCGGCCTGCTCGATGCGGTCGCCGGCGCGCTCGTCGTCGATGTTGCCGGGTTCCGGGGATCGCCCACCGTCCCGCTCGACCCGGGGGAGCCCGCGCTCGACGCGTTCCGCAAGGTGCTGTCCAACCTGGCTGCCGCCATCGACGCCAACCGGCCCGGCACGATCGACCACATCGACCCCGAGTTCCTGCACGACCTGCGGGTGGCCGTGCGCCGCACCCGCTCGGTCCTCTCGGAGGCCAGGGGGGTGCTGCCGCCCGAGGTGCGCAGGCGGTTCCGCGAGGGGTTCGGCTGGCTGGGACAGGCCACCGGGCCGGCTCGTGACCTCGACGTCTACGTCATCGAGTGGGCCGACTACGTGGCGCCGCTGGGCGCCGACGCAGCCGCCCTCGGCCCGGTTCTCGACGACATCGTGTCCCGCCGCGCCGCCGCCCACGCCACCCTGGCCAAGGTGCTGCAGTCGTCGCGGTACCGCCAGCTGCTGACCGGGTGGCACCGCTGGGTCGACCGACCGGCGGTGGACCGCAGCGCCAAGGACGCGTGCCGCGACATCGCCAAGGTGGCCGGCGCCCGGATCCAGCGGGCCCAGGCCCAGGTGCTCGACCGCGGACGAGGCATCGATGCGGGCACGCCCGCCGAGGAGCTTCACGAGCTGCGAAAGGACGCAAAGAAGCTTCGGTACCTCCTCGAGTGCCTCGGCGGCCTGTACGCCCCACCGGCCCGAAAGGCGTTCGTCCAGCGCTTGAAGGCTCTCCAGGACAACCTCGGCGAGCACCAGGACGCCGAGGTGCACGTCACCCAGCTACGAGAGATGTCCCGGAGCCTGCAATCCTGCGGGCCCGACACGCTCGTGGCCGTGGGGCGGCTCACGGAGAGCCTCGAGGGACGGCGGCGAGCGGCCCGGGACGAGTTCGCCCAGCGCTTCGCCGCCTACGACACGAAGCGCACGGCGGAGACGCTCGCTGCCCTCCTGCGATCGACGGGGGGCGGATGA